The sequence ATCCGCTCGCTTGCTACCAGTGTGTTTTCCTTCGGCCAAATTCTGTTTCTACAAGGCAGCCCTGACTGTGTAACGGCATTCGAGGAATCTATTCGACACGCTAAGCGCATCCAGGACACTGCCGGTGAAGCCACCTCTCACTATAGCCTTGGCAACGCCTACCTTAGAGTTCCTGCCATCCGAAATTTCGATGCAGCTGAAGCCTCTTATCGTCGCGAATTGACTTTGCTCAATCCCAATGACTTATCGGGGCGTGCGAGCACAATAAATCAAATAGGCATGGTCCACTTTCAACGATTCGAGGAATCTCAAAAAAGAGATGAGCCACTAGAAACCATATTGAAGCATGTACGTGCTGCAGAAAAACACTTTCGAGAAGCGCTGGACACCTGTCCTGTAAATGCGCTCAACAACCTAAGCCCAATTCACAACGCGCTAGGTAATCTCTACGATACAGTTGGCGAAACTGAACGCGCACGGGAGCACTATGAAAAAGATGCGCAGATATGCGAGCAAACTGGAGACCGCTTTGGTGCTGGACAGACGCGTAACAACATGGCTCTTATGTATGTTAGATCTGCTGAACGCGAAGCTAACCCAGATGGTAAGCGTGACTTGCTAGAGCGCGCCAAGGCCTATGCAGAGGCTGCACTTCGCGATTATCAACATTTCCAGGGACGCCTTGCCGCGCAAGAATCCAAGGTGCGGAGCATGCTAGAATTCATTAATGAGAGTCTGGCTAAAATGTTGTAAAACTGTTGTGGACCTATATCTTTTGAATGGATACTTACCTGCAATGGCTGTGTTCTAGGGGGAGTGCTGGGTTCTTCGGAATTGCTCTGCTTTGTAGTATTGATCCCAGCATTTTACACTAGGCACTTCGTTTATATGTCAGACGATTTAGTTTAGATTGAGCCGCGCCCGGCAGCAGCCATGCCTTCTTTCTCGTTTACGCCGTGCAGGATGATCATGCCTACAATAAAGAGGAGGATCACTACAGAGACGCCGGCGCGTTGGCTGTCAAACAGCAGCGTGATCTGACCCAATAGAATTGGACCAATGAACGAGGTGGCTTTGCCGGAAAAGGCGAAGAATCCGTAGAACTCGTTTTCTTTGTCAGCCGGAATGAAGCGTCCCATGAGCGAGCGGCTGGCAGACTGGTTTGGGCCCATCAGCAAACCCACAACAACGCCGGCTACCCAAAACCCTGCTGCACTCTGGGCAAATACAGCGAGCAGTGAAGCGGCAATGAGTCCAATGTTGGTAATCTGGATGGTTGTTTTGCCACCCAGTTTGTCGTCGAGGTAGCCAAAGCCAATGGCGCCGAGGCCGGCGCTGACATTAAGCACAATCCCGAAAATCAGGGTGTCCTGCGTGGAAAATCCAAACGTGCCAACGGCATAAATAGCACCAAACGCGATGATCGTCACAAGGCCGTCGTTGTAGAAAATACGCGCAATGAGCATCCGGAAAATGTCCCGGTAGTTGCGGATTTCCTGGAAGGTGTTGACAAATTGTGCGGTGGCTTTGCTGAAGAGCTCCCGGCTAAACGCCAGCTTTTCCTGCTTTTCCTCTTTCACCATAATGAAGAGCGGAATACTAAAGATCGCGTACCAGGCAGCGACGAGCAGGTTGGTTGCGCGGATGTATTCTCCGTTTTCTTTTGAGAGCCCAAACATAGGCTCCTCGGGCATTACTACCGTAACAAGTGCAATGACAAGGCAAAGCAAACCACCGAGGTAACCAAGTCCCCAGGCAAAGCCGGAGACACGCCCAATTTTCTCCTGTGGTGCGAGTTCAGGGAGGAAGGCGTTGTAGAAGACGAGTCCGATTTCAAAGGCAAAATTACCTATTACGAAGGTGATTAGGGCGAAGTAGATCTGCCCGGGCAGGGGGAAAAAGAGGACAATCGTTGCTGCTACGCCGAGGATGGTAGAGAGGAGCAGAAACCGTTTGCGGTAGCCGCCCTGGTCGGCAATGGCGCCGGCGTAAGGAGAGACAACTGCTACCAAAATAGCTGAAATGCCCACGGCAAGCGACCAGTAAAAGGTGCCCGTGTTTGAGTCCTCTGCAATGGCTTCGGTGAAATAGGTGGCGTAGATAAACGTGACCACCAGCGTGGTAAACGCCGAGTTGGCAAAATCGTACATCGCCCACCCAAAAACGGTGCGGCGGTTCAGTTTAGGTTCTTCAGACAAGACAGCTCAGGACTGGTGGACAAAGCGCGCCCAAGATGTTACGGCAAGGAAGACGAAAGCGCAACGGGAGGAGGATTGTCGAATGCCAATTGTCGAATGGGCTGGAATTGGCGTAATGCTTTCTCTACAACGTCATCCCCAGCTTGACT is a genomic window of Bacteroidota bacterium containing:
- a CDS encoding MFS transporter, which encodes MSEEPKLNRRTVFGWAMYDFANSAFTTLVVTFIYATYFTEAIAEDSNTGTFYWSLAVGISAILVAVVSPYAGAIADQGGYRKRFLLLSTILGVAATIVLFFPLPGQIYFALITFVIGNFAFEIGLVFYNAFLPELAPQEKIGRVSGFAWGLGYLGGLLCLVIALVTVVMPEEPMFGLSKENGEYIRATNLLVAAWYAIFSIPLFIMVKEEKQEKLAFSRELFSKATAQFVNTFQEIRNYRDIFRMLIARIFYNDGLVTIIAFGAIYAVGTFGFSTQDTLIFGIVLNVSAGLGAIGFGYLDDKLGGKTTIQITNIGLIAASLLAVFAQSAAGFWVAGVVVGLLMGPNQSASRSLMGRFIPADKENEFYGFFAFSGKATSFIGPILLGQITLLFDSQRAGVSVVILLFIVGMIILHGVNEKEGMAAAGRGSI